AACCGGGTGGTGACGGTCGTTCCGCCCGCCGGAAAAGCCGAGCCCGACCCGGTGGTCGAGTCGGTGTTGGCGGAATTGCAGACCGCTTCCTATGGTGAATACCTAACCGAACTGGCGGGCGATCTGCCGACCCGCTATTCCTGCACGAACGAGGTGCTGTCGGCTCGCGACCTGATCGCCGGGCATTTCACTGAACTGGGCCTGGACACGACCACGCCGACCTTCAACAATTTTTGTTTCGATTGCGTGAACGTCGGCGGCTTCAACGTGGTCGGCGTGAAAACCGGCACGGTGCGGCCCGATGAATATGTCCTGATCGGCGCGCATTACGACGACACCAGCGGCGATCCCTGCGATACCGCGCCGGGCGCCAACGACAACGGCAGCGGCGCGGCGGCGGTGCTGGAAGTCGCCCGGGTTCTGGCGGCGCACGACACCGAGGCGTCGATCCTGTTCGTGACGTTCGGGGGCGAGGAGTTCGGGATGCTCGGCAGCCGGAAATTTGTGCAGAATCTGCAGGCGGCGGGCATCGCGTCCAATCTCAAGGGCTTTGTCGTGATGGACATGATTTCCTTTTACCAGAACACGTGGGGCGCCTCCCTCGAGGGGTCGAACGGCAATCAGGCGCAGATCGACGCCCTGTTCGAGGTCGGCGGCCTGGCCGGCACCTATACCGATTTGTCGGTCGACGGCACCTACGATTATTGGGGCAGCGATCACGAACCGTTTCTCGACGCCGGGCTTCCCGGGGTGCTGATCATCGAAACGGATTGGGACCTGGATTCCGCCTACCACACCGTCAACGACACCTTGGATCGGCAGGACCTCGATTACGGCCTGGAAATGACCCGCCTGGCCGCGGCGGCCGTCGCGACCTGGGCCGTGGTCGTGCCCGAACCGGCCGATGACGACACCGCCGACGATGATACCGCCGACGATGACACCGCCGATGACGACTCGGCCGGCGACGATACGGCGGGCGACGATGACGACGATAACGACAGCGGCGGCTGCGGCTGCTGATTTTTCCGTCACCTCGGCTTCGCCGACCGCGTGTCCACGGTAGGAGCGGCTTAGCAGCCGCGATACAAACCCTACGCCGTCTTTTCGTGCGCCAGCCGGAATCCACATGACT
This region of Myxococcales bacterium genomic DNA includes:
- a CDS encoding Zn-dependent exopeptidase M28, with the protein product MKRWWLLFLALGFVCAAPALAADVDLLALGATAPATAGCRSAVRLTFGDRQVVIHDEACEIPAAQELAVGVPAERLYLVRDLRPLADRLGYAVLYGRRGIYLALVTDLDGLRLEPDVRLQPVSQNRVVTVVPPAGKAEPDPVVESVLAELQTASYGEYLTELAGDLPTRYSCTNEVLSARDLIAGHFTELGLDTTTPTFNNFCFDCVNVGGFNVVGVKTGTVRPDEYVLIGAHYDDTSGDPCDTAPGANDNGSGAAAVLEVARVLAAHDTEASILFVTFGGEEFGMLGSRKFVQNLQAAGIASNLKGFVVMDMISFYQNTWGASLEGSNGNQAQIDALFEVGGLAGTYTDLSVDGTYDYWGSDHEPFLDAGLPGVLIIETDWDLDSAYHTVNDTLDRQDLDYGLEMTRLAAAAVATWAVVVPEPADDDTADDDTADDDTADDDSAGDDTAGDDDDDNDSGGCGC